A DNA window from Daucus carota subsp. sativus chromosome 3, DH1 v3.0, whole genome shotgun sequence contains the following coding sequences:
- the LOC135151086 gene encoding uncharacterized protein LOC135151086 has translation MSSMISFVDLCTIGATGCGTATQRSHALAARFKGARKGEHFLMPYNDVNHWTLSVVNPDAEIVYYMDPLKRRIANGEWVDVVDNAIKLYKEDLNKVVKKKILWENMAGVPVQTGTKDCGLFVMRYMKEIVHDKELEFVTKWMRRSKLVYTADEINEIRIDFAKYFMKRHAT, from the exons ATGTCGAGCATGATAAGCTTCGTTGATCTGTGTACGATTGGTGCCACTGGATGCGGTACTGCAACGCAGAGGTCGCATGCACTAGCTGCACGTTTTAAGGGTGCGAGAAAAGGGGAACACTTTCTCATGCCTTACAATGATGT GAACCACTGGACGTTGTCTGTGGTAAATCCGGATGCAGAGATAGTCTACTACATGGACCCTCTTAAACGTCGAATTGCAAATGGTGAATGGGTTGATGTTGTCGACAA TGCCATTAAGTTGTACAAGGAGGATCTGAATAAGGTTGTCAAGAAGAAAATATTATGGGAGAACATGGCG GGAGTTCCCGTGCAGACCGGGACCAAGGATTGTGGGCTGTTTGTTATGCGATACATGAAAGAAATTGTTCATGATAAGGAGCTTGAGTTTGTTACTAAG TGGATGCGTCGGTCGAAGTTAGTTTATACCGCTGATGAAATCAACGAGATCCGGATTGATTTTGCAAAGTACTTTATGAAACGCCATGCCACTTAG
- the LOC135151394 gene encoding uncharacterized protein LOC135151394 produces MITKPVNKHSVLHFSRVLAVFSPSTSMLSEETPNSNISIKQESDERPNSPNTPEKPVIAQLQATGKQKIKNETSWTNSSRSYVCDEGKSINGCIHTCDNYQQMKDCVVAHEQIVGVPAGDKMKDCALADELIVGVPAGDQAYHENIKTEHEDSYAEIQCNVCHNMSNQTLLLQCDLCDSSSHTYCVGLGDTVPEDDWICQNCTEHAEDEQDLKAVGLSGIDSHSGSKNRCHQNVSSTEANLSIHDIVRESGPYNVERSSPNQSRSPLTNAGDDRTVLISCRNRDSRTRALRENWDKIRQGSLSFSSFPIIKPGELSCGTSSATKSSTSDIISDQATQDIKKAWKMMKAAKSVEKKKYTNTIPCPSNGSKHPLTNTETPKHFPSVRSMLPSSRHSGDKDKDCKNLKRPFQGCATEKCHDKPQFPKFQKENPSSFRNFEHHPTTYSAESSNFSTKTGQFSVHARIDDESSVNLQTNRSLGSLANANKIHSSSHSVSLRSVAKPLAAATQNVHATAPFNVNKVTNVEEHQVDGQAKVLSDAKSEIQTLLPMSLKKLPDMLRTPSDQATQDIKKAWKMMKAAKSVEKKNVSLRSVAKPLAAAKQNVHATAPFNVNKVTNVEEHQVDGQAKVLSDAKSEIQTLVKLNLKLSNAQKKLGMALTCKQHL; encoded by the exons ATGATTACAAAACCTGTTAACAAACACTCAGTCCTTCATTTTTCTAGAGTACTAGCCGTGTTTTCCCCCAGTACCTCAATGCTTTCCGAAGAAACCCCAAACTCCAACATCTCAATCAAACAAGAATCAGATGAGCGACCAAACTCACCAAACACACCAGAAAAACCTGTAATTGCACAATTACAGGCCACAGGAAAGCAGAaaattaagaatgaaactagctgGACTAACAGCTCTAGAAGTTATGTGTGCGATGAAGGGAAATCAATCAATGGATGCATCCATACATGTGATAATTACCAACAGATGAAGGACTGTGTTGTGGCCCATGAGCAGATTGTCGGTGTTCCAGCTGGTGACAAG ATGAAGGACTGTGCTCTGGCCGATGAGCTAATTGTTGGTGTCCCCGCTGGTGACCAG GCCTATCATGAAAACATCAAAACTGAGCATGAGGACTCATATGCTGAAATACAGTGTAATGTTTGCCACAATATGTCTAATCAGACTCTTCTATTGCAATGTGATTTATGTGACTCTTCTTCACATACATACTGTGTTGGTTTGGGTGACACTGTACCTGAGGATGACTGGATTTGTCAAAACTGTACTGAGCATGCCGAGGATGAGCAGGATCTCAAAGCTGTTGGTCTAAGTGGCATTGATTCCCATTCTGGAAGTAAAAATAGATGCCATCAAAATGTTTCATCAACTGAAGCCAATTTATCTATTCATGATATTGTCAGAGAATCAGGTCCTTATAATGTTGAGAGATCCTCACCAAATCAAAGTCGTTCGCCACTAACTAATGCTGGTGATGATAGAACGGTCCTCATCAGTTGTCGGAATAGGGATAGTCGAACACGTGCATTGCGTGAAAATTGGGATAAAATCAGACAGGGATCCTTGAGCTTTTCTTCATTTCCCATTATTAAACCAGGTGAATTATCATGTGGTACTTCATCTGCAACGAAATCATCCACCTCCGACATCATATCTGATCAAGCCACACAAGATATTAAAAAGGCATGGAAGATGATGAAAGCTGCGAAGTCTGTTGAAAAGAAGAAGTATACCAACACCATTCCTTGTCCCTCTAATGGTTCAAAGCATCCATTGACTAATACTGAAACTCCAAAACATTTTCCTAGTGTGAGGTCAATGCTTCCCTCATCACGTCACAGCGGAGATAAGGATAAAGATTGTAAGAATCTTAAGAGGCCTTTTCAGGGTTGTGCTACAGAAAAATGTCATGATAAGCCCCAGTTCCCAAAGTTTCAGAAAGAGAACCCTAGCAGTTTTCGGAATTTTGAGCACCATCCAACTACTTATTCTGCAGAATCTTCAAACTTCTCAACAAAAACCGGCCAATTTTCAGTCCATGCAAGAATTGATGACGAAAGTAGTGTGAATTTACAAACAAATCGTTCACTTGGGTCATTGGCAAATGCAAATAAAATTCACAGTTCTTCTCATAGTGTTAGCCTCCGGTCTGTTGCCAAACCACTGGCTGCAGCGACACAGAATGTACATGCAACTGCACCTTTCAATGTCAATAAAGTAACAAATGTGGAAGAACATCAAGTAGATGGCCAGGCTAAAGTACTTAGTGATGCCAAGAGTGAGATCCAGACCCTG ctACCAATGAGTTTAAAGAAGTTGCCAGACATGCTACGTACTCCATCTGATCAAGCCACACAAGATATTAAAAAGGCATGGAAGATGATGAAAGCTGCGAAGTCTGTTGAAAAGAAGAA TGTTAGCCTCCGGTCTGTTGCCAAACCACTGGCTGCAGCGAAACAGAATGTACATGCAACTGCACCTTTCAATGTCAATAAAGTAACAAATGTGGAAGAACATCAAGTAGATGGCCAGGCTAAAGTACTTAGTGATGCCAAGAGTGAGATCCAGACTCTGGTGAAGCTGAATTTGAAGCTTTCAAACGCACAGAAGAAACTAGGTATGGCTCTTACTTGCAAACAACATCTTTGA
- the LOC135146808 gene encoding uncharacterized protein LOC135146808 isoform X2, with protein MAEMGIRTELRPKTPGKKEKVPLASWNLSHAEKKTVCSSFLKMKLPDGFCSNIKNLVNMEKLRLVGMKSHDCHTILHHLLPISIRSVLQKEVRCTIIKFCLFFKAICSKVIDIDKLEKIQSQLVETLCQLEKHFPPSFFDVMIHLSIHLVREVKLCGPIFLRWMYPFERYMKMFKGYVRNPAHPEGCIAEAYVAEEAVECLVNFEEATIGLPRNPRQEQNDGRPLSGATMIKPINHDLHLAHLCFLQNSNDIRPYFEEHMASLMTRFKHHENDEVWLKNKQNDTFPTWFRKKIESELLDEHNTITDEIRWMAEGPNKIVPTFSGYKINGVTYSTKERDDKRQVQCSGVCVVADTMLVQGFTDDVDQGEMMLIKQAEEILTVEPIWVDTYHCLIAFLFS; from the exons ATGGCTGAAATGGGAATAAGAACAGAGTTGAGGCCAAAAACTCCCGGAAAGAAAGAGAAGGTGCCGTTGGCGTCATGGAACTTATCACATGCTGAAAAAAAAACTGTTTGCTCATCCTTTCTTAAAATGAAGTTACCGGATGGATTTTGTTCAAATATCAAGAATCTGGTAAATATGGAAAAATTACGACTTGTTGGAATGAAATCACATGATTGTCACACGATATTGCATCATTTGCTTCCAATTTCCATTCGATCAGTACTGCAAAAAGAAGTCAGGTGCACAATTATTAAGTTTTGTCTCTTCTTCAAGGCAATTTGTAGTAAAGTCATCGATATAGATAAATTGGAAAAAATCCAATCTCAGTTGGTGGAAACATTATGCCAGCTTGAAAAACACTTCCCTCCCTCCTTCTTTGATGTGATGATCCATCTCTCAATTCATCTCGTGAGAGAGGTTAAGCTTTGCGGGCCAATATTCCTACGTTGGATGTATCCTTTCGAAagatacatgaagatgtttaagGGATATGTACGGAATCCAGCTCATCCTGAAGGATGTATTGCCGAGGCATATGTTGCCGAAGAGGCCGTCGagtgtttggtaaattttgaaGAAGCTACCATTGGATTGCCGCGAAATCCTAGGCAAGAGCAGAATGATGGCAGGCCCTTATCTGGTGCAACTATGATAAAGCCAATCAATCACGACTTGCACCTAGCACACTTGTGTTTTTTGCAAAACAGTAATGACATAAGGCCATATTTTGA GGAGCATATGGCATCTTTGATGACGAGATTCAAACACCATGAAAATGATGAAGTCTGGTTAAAAAATAAGCAAAATGATACATTCCCCACATGGTTCAGGAAAAAG ATTGAATCAGAATTGTTGGACGAACACAATACTATAACTGACGAGATAAGGTGGATGGCAGAAGGCCCGAACAAGATTGTGCCTACATTTAGCGGATATAAAATCAATGGTGTTACTTATAGCACGAAGGAGCGTGATGATAAACGGCAAGTTCAGTGCAGTGGTGTTTGTGTGGTTGCAGATACAATGCTTGTGCAGG GGTTTACTGATGATGTTGATCAAGGTGAGATGATGTTGATCAAGCAGGCAGAAGAAATTTTAACAGTTGAGCCAATTTGGGTGGACACATACCACTGTTTGATCGCATTCTTGTTTTCCTAG
- the LOC135146808 gene encoding uncharacterized protein LOC135146808 isoform X1, translating to MAEMGIRTELRPKTPGKKEKVPLASWNLSHAEKKTVCSSFLKMKLPDGFCSNIKNLVNMEKLRLVGMKSHDCHTILHHLLPISIRSVLQKEVRCTIIKFCLFFKAICSKVIDIDKLEKIQSQLVETLCQLEKHFPPSFFDVMIHLSIHLVREVKLCGPIFLRWMYPFERYMKMFKGYVRNPAHPEGCIAEAYVAEEAVECLVNFEEATIGLPRNPRQEQNDGRPLSGATMIKPINHDLHLAHLCFLQNSNDIRPYFEEHMASLMTRFKHHENDEVWLKNKQNDTFPTWFRKKIESELLDEHNTITDEIRWMAEGPNKIVPTFSGYKINGVTYSTKERDDKRQVQCSGVCVVADTMLVQGKHVKQVCYIEDPLEKNWFVVLKLPEKNYYDHCDDENDGSVEIELENELHVPTFPNDDEHDEEKASYMRDEEEWIQLS from the exons ATGGCTGAAATGGGAATAAGAACAGAGTTGAGGCCAAAAACTCCCGGAAAGAAAGAGAAGGTGCCGTTGGCGTCATGGAACTTATCACATGCTGAAAAAAAAACTGTTTGCTCATCCTTTCTTAAAATGAAGTTACCGGATGGATTTTGTTCAAATATCAAGAATCTGGTAAATATGGAAAAATTACGACTTGTTGGAATGAAATCACATGATTGTCACACGATATTGCATCATTTGCTTCCAATTTCCATTCGATCAGTACTGCAAAAAGAAGTCAGGTGCACAATTATTAAGTTTTGTCTCTTCTTCAAGGCAATTTGTAGTAAAGTCATCGATATAGATAAATTGGAAAAAATCCAATCTCAGTTGGTGGAAACATTATGCCAGCTTGAAAAACACTTCCCTCCCTCCTTCTTTGATGTGATGATCCATCTCTCAATTCATCTCGTGAGAGAGGTTAAGCTTTGCGGGCCAATATTCCTACGTTGGATGTATCCTTTCGAAagatacatgaagatgtttaagGGATATGTACGGAATCCAGCTCATCCTGAAGGATGTATTGCCGAGGCATATGTTGCCGAAGAGGCCGTCGagtgtttggtaaattttgaaGAAGCTACCATTGGATTGCCGCGAAATCCTAGGCAAGAGCAGAATGATGGCAGGCCCTTATCTGGTGCAACTATGATAAAGCCAATCAATCACGACTTGCACCTAGCACACTTGTGTTTTTTGCAAAACAGTAATGACATAAGGCCATATTTTGA GGAGCATATGGCATCTTTGATGACGAGATTCAAACACCATGAAAATGATGAAGTCTGGTTAAAAAATAAGCAAAATGATACATTCCCCACATGGTTCAGGAAAAAG ATTGAATCAGAATTGTTGGACGAACACAATACTATAACTGACGAGATAAGGTGGATGGCAGAAGGCCCGAACAAGATTGTGCCTACATTTAGCGGATATAAAATCAATGGTGTTACTTATAGCACGAAGGAGCGTGATGATAAACGGCAAGTTCAGTGCAGTGGTGTTTGTGTGGTTGCAGATACAATGCTTGTGCAGG GTAAACATGTTAAGCAAGTATGTTACATTGAGGATCCTCTTGAAAAAAATTGGTTTGTTGTGTTGAAATTACCGGAAAAGAACTACTATGACCACTGTGATGACGAAAATGATGGATCGGTAGAAATAGAACTTGAGAATGAGTTACATGTGCCAACGTTCCCGAATGATGACGAACATGACGAGGAAAAAGCTAGTTATATGAGGGACGAAGAAGAATGGATCCAACTTTCATGA
- the LOC135151395 gene encoding uncharacterized protein LOC135151395: protein MFSEETPNSNISIKQESNERPNSPNTPEKPVIAQLQATGKQKIKNETSWTNSSRSYVCDEGKSINGCIHTCDNYQQMKDCAVAHEQIVGVPAGDKMKDCALADELIVGVPAGDQAYHENIKTEHEDSYAEIQCNVCHNMSNQTLLLQCDLCDSSSHTYCVGLGDTVPEDDWICQNCTEHAEDEQDLKAVGLSGIDSHSGSKNRCHQNVSSTEANLSIHDIVRESGPYNVERSLPNQSRSPLTNAGDDRTVLISCRNRDSRTRALRENWDKIRQGSLSFSSSATKSSTSDIIPDQATQDIKKGR, encoded by the exons ATGTTTTCCGAAGAAACCCCAAACTCCAACATCTCAATCAAACAAGAATCAAATGAGCGACCAAACTCACCAAACACACCAGAAAAACCTGTAATTGCACAATTACAGGCCACAGGAAAGCAGAaaattaagaatgaaactagctgGACTAACAGCTCTAGAAGTTATGTGTGCGATGAAGGGAAATCAATCAATGGATGCATCCATACATGTGATAATTACCAACAGATGAAGGACTGTGCTGTGGCCCATGAGCAGATTGTCGGTGTTCCAGCTGGTGACAAG ATGAAGGACTGTGCTCTGGCCGATGAGCTAATTGTTGGTGTCCCCGCTGGTGACCAG GCCTATCATGAAAACATCAAAACTGAGCATGAGGACTCATATGCTGAAATACAGTGTAATGTTTGCCACAATATGTCTAATCAGACTCTTCTATTGCAATGTGATTTATGTGACTCTTCTTCACATACATACTGTGTTGGTTTGGGTGACACTGTACCTGAGGATGACTGGATTTGTCAAAACTGTACTGAGCATGCCGAGGATGAGCAGGATCTCAAAGCTGTTGGTCTAAGTGGCATTGATTCCCATTCTGGAAGTAAAAATAGATGCCATCAAAATGTTTCATCAACTGAAGCCAATTTATCTATTCATGATATTGTCAGAGAATCAGGTCCTTATAATGTTGAGAGATCCTTACCAAATCAAAGTCGTTCGCCACTAACTAATGCTGGTGATGATAGAACGGTCCTCATCAGTTGTCGGAATAGGGATAGTCGAACACGTGCATTGCGTGAAAATTGGGATAAAATCAGACAGGGATCCTTGAGCTTTTCTTCATCTGCAACGAAATCATCCACCTCCGACATCATACCTGATCAAGCCACACAAGATATTAAAAAAGGAAGATGA